Proteins from a genomic interval of Asterias rubens chromosome 16, eAstRub1.3, whole genome shotgun sequence:
- the LOC117301107 gene encoding sodium-dependent phosphate transporter 2-like: MTDFSAYDTTYLWIVIVAFVVAFVLAIGLGANDCANSFGTAVGSKVFTIFQACLLAAIFETLGAILLGSRVSDTIRKGLFDPLIYTGYEQVLMIGNLCALVSAALWLLVATVGKIPVSASHSIVGATLGFHLVIFGGEGIDWAVVLKIVISWFISPVLSGIISCIIFGIIKYTLLETKQQLKWGLISLPFWYFIIIFINFFAVFLGSDRVINVGIWLVPVIAGGAAIFVAIAVYLFLVPYTQSRAVANLKLEKVKEAEEATCKETNVDAAVDGRDGANGVDTGSSNPAYEHESIPVPNGNINNNNNTAVVSKGQEVDEVKIEVKDEGDFLDRPKRERIGKESAKWLVAKDSVVVTVICGPLQGLSACFAAFTHGGNDVSNAIGPLVSLYLVYIQGEISSEASTPIWILLYGGAGISAGLFLLGRRVIETVGSDLTPMTPSTGLAINIGAAITVLIASNLGIPISTTHCLVGSVCAVGFVRSRQAVDWRLFSGIFSAWIFTVPITVLLSAALMGLLQHTIPGTCTLVPLNRTADVTSSMQW; encoded by the exons ATGACGGACTTCTCGGCTTATGACACCACATATCTGTGGATTGTCATCGTCGCTTTTGTGGTAGCTTTCGTCTTGGCGATTGGTCTCGGTGCCAACGACTGTGCCAACTCGTTTGGGACTGCCGTGGGATCCAAGGTGTTCACGATCTTTCAG GCATGCTTACTAGCCGCCATATTCGAAACGTTGGGTGCGATACTTCTAGGATCGCGGGTATCCGACACCATACGGAAAGGCTTGTTCGATCCATTGATTTACACTGGTTATGAACAGGTCCTTATGATTGGGAACCTGTGTGCATTAGTCT CTGCTGCACTATGGCTTCTTGTTGCTACGGTGGGAAAGATACCGGTTTCTGCTTCGCATAGCATCGTGGGAGCGACGCTAGGTTTCCATCTTGTCATCTTTGGGGGCGAGGGGATCGACTGGGCGGTTGTACTCAAAATAG TGATTTCGTGGTTTATTTCTCCAGTCCTTTCTGGTATCATCTCCTGCATCATCTTTGGGATTATCAAATACACCTTGCTAGAAACT AAGCAGCAACTGAAATGGGGTCTGATCTCCCTGCCCTTCTGGTACTTCATTATCATCTTCATCAATTTTTTCGCTGTATTTTTAGGCTCAGATCGAG TAATCAATGTAGGTATTTGGCTGGTTCCCGTTATTGCTGGAGGTGCCGCTATATTCGTAGCCATAGCAGTCTATCTATTCCTGGTCCCCTACACTCAATCAAGGGCTGTTG CTAACCTGAAACTTGAGAAAGTGAAAGAAGCCGAAGAAGCGACTTGTAAAGAGACTAACGTCGATGCTGCCGTAGATGGGA GAGATGGTGCCAATGGGGTGGATACTGGCAGCTCCAACCCGGCATATGAGCACGAAAGCATCCCGGTCCCAAAcggcaacatcaacaacaacaacaacaccgcAGTGGTCTCCAAAGGTCAAGAGGTCGACGAGGTCAAAATTGAGGTCAAAGACGAAGGGGACTTTTTGGACAGACCAAAGAGAGAACGAATCGGGAAGGAGTCCGCCAAGTGGCTTGTGGCTAAAGATTCCGTAGTAGTGACAGTGATTTGCGGACCGCTTCAGGGACTGTCCGCCTGCTTCGCGGCGTTTACACACGGCGGAAATGATGTCAG TAACGCCATTGGTCCCCTAGTGAGTCTATACTTAGTGTACATCCAGGGTGAGATATCCAGCGAGGCATCTACACCCATCTGGATCTTACTCTACGGTGGTGCAGGCATCTCAGCCGGCCTCTTCCTACTAGGACGGAGGGTCATAGAGACCGTTGGCTCGGACCTCACACCAATGACGCCCTCAAC GGGTCTCGCAATCAATATCGGTGCTGCCATAACGGTCCTAATCGCCTCCAACCTCGGCATCCCAATCAGCACAACCCACTGCCTGGTCGGCTCCGTCTGCGCAGTAGGCTTCGTACGCTCCAGACAGGCAGTAGACTGGCGCCTCTTCAGCGGCATCTTCAGTGCTTGGATCTTCACCGTCCCGATAACCGTACTCCTCAGTGCTGCACTAATGGGCCTACTCCAGCACACCATACCAGGGACGTGCACACTGGTGCCGCTGAACAGGACCGCAGACGTGACGTCATCGATGCAGTGGTAA